Sequence from the Candidatus Accumulibacter similis genome:
AGCACGCGCTTCGCCCAGAGCAGGAGCCTCATTGACTCCCGGTCTGCCGGCTGCCGGCGCGCAGCATTGCCAGCACCGGCGCCGTCGCTGGCCGGACGCCACGCCAGAGCTGGAAGGCCTCCGCCGCCTGCTCGACCAGCATTCCTAGGCCGTCTGCCAGGCGCGCCGCCCCGCGACTGCCGGCAAGGCGCAGGAACGGGGTCTCGTCCTCACCGTACATCATGTCGTAGGCGAGGCTGTCGCGAGCGAAGAGCCCGTCCGGCAAGGGCAACGAGGCGCCGGCAAGACTGGCCGACGTGGCATTGATCAGGAGATCGAAGCTCTGCCCGGCGAGTTGCGGGTAAGAACAGGCGCTGACCGCACCGGCGCCCGGCATCCGTGCCGCCAGCTCATGCGCACTGGCTTGGGTCCGGTTGGCGATCACCAGCCGGCGCGGTCCGGCCTCGAGCAGAGGGCCGAGAACGCCGCGCGCGGCGCCACCGGCACCGAGCAGCAGGACACGCATGCCGACGATCGGGCAACCCAGATTCTGTGTCAAATCGCGCAGCAGACCGGCGCCGTCGGTATTGTCACCGAGCCACGCCGGCCCGTCGAAGAACAGCGTGTTGACCGCCCCCGCGAGCCCGGCCCGCGGCGTCAGTCGCGTTGCCAGCCGACAGGCCTCCTGTTTGAACGGCAGCGTGACGTTGGCACCGCAACCACCGCCGGCGACGAAGGCACGAACGCTGCCGGCAAAGCCATGCAGCGGGACGAGGATCGCCTCGTAAGCGAGATCCTGGTTGCATGCCGCCGCGAACGCGGCGTGAATGGCTGGCGACTTGCTGTGGCTCACCGGATTGCCGAAGACGGCGTAGCGGTCGCTCATCGCTTGGCGGCCCTGGTTTCCAGGCTATCACGCTGTGTGAAGTTCCAAGTGCGGGTTATCACCAGGGTGTCCGTATCGTGCCGGATGGCCGGCGGGAAGGCGGCGAACGGTGATGCCATGACGACGATCCGGCGGGCCGCATCGTCGAGCACCTTGTGGCCCGACGAACGGTTGATCTCGACTGCATCGACCGAGCCATCGCTCCTGACCGTCACCGTCAGGACGAGGCTGCCGTAGAGCTTGCCGCGCGCCTCGGCCGGGTAGTTGAGGGTCCCGACCCGCTCGACTTTCTGCCGCCACTCCTCGAAGTATTGCGCGAACCGGTACTCCATCGCGCTGCTGCCGAGAAACTGCTTGCGGGGCCGCTTGCTGTATTCATCGAGTTCCTTGGCAATTTCTCCCTCGAGACGGGCCATCGCCAGCGCGCTCTGGGCGAGGTCACGACCACTGAGATTCGGCACGGGATCCGGCTGTGCCTCCTGTGCAGTGGTCGGTGACAGCGAATCCCTGCTCTGTGCCTGCGCCGCCAGCCGCTGCTGATGCGCTTCGAGGGCCTGGATCCGCTTCTGCGAGTGTTCGAGCTCGTCACCATGCTGCTGCCGGGGTGCTGCCGGCATCGGCGTCTTCGCCCGGTGCTCGTGCTCGGTATTGCCACCACTGTCGAGATTCGCCTGCGCCTGCACCGTCGCCTCCTCGGGTGGCCGCGCCGAACGACGATTGACCAGAACGACGTCGAGCGCGCGTTCCCGAACGCTGCGCGACGCGTCGGGAAAGCTGAAATGCAGTGACAACAGGAGACCGTGCAGCAGCAGGGAAAACCCGACCGCCAACGCCAACCGGTGGTTGGCCGACCATCGATCGAACCGATGCAACGATCCCTGCCTCACCTCAATCGACAGCCTCCGGTAACTTTTCGATCACCGCCGCAGGAGTCGTCGGTAACGGCAGGGTCTCGAGGTAGCGGCAGCCGAGCGCCAGGGTCAGGTAGTCCACCGATTCGATCTGCAGCAGGATCCGCTGCCCCGGCTTCAGTTCCGGCGCCGACGGCACGCGCTGTACGAGCGGCAGGTCATCGAGCCGCGCCAGGTTCTCACGGCCGATGGTCGCCGCAATGCGCTCGATTCCCTGCTGCCGCAGCCAGCGCAGGCACCAGTAGCGCTCCATGCCGCGCTGAAACTCGGCGTAGGCCGCATAGGTCAGCTCGAAATCGCGCAGCGCGGCGAACAGTGCATCCGAGCGGGCAGCAAACGGTGGCGTGTCGGCCTTGAGGCAGGCAACCAATTGCCACTGGTTGAGCAGGTCCACGTAGCGTCGCAGGGGCGACGACAGCCAGGCATACTGCTTGACTCCAAGTCCTTCGTGCGCTTGCGGCGCGGTGCTCATGCGCACCTTGCCGCCACCCTGCACACGGTAGATCGCCGCCACCCCACGGCTGGCCAACAGTGCACCCCAAGTGCTGTTGGCAACGATCATCAGTTCGGCAACCAGCTTGTCGAGCGGGCTGCCGCGGCGGCGCGCGGAAATCTCGACGCGACAGCTTTCCGCGTCGTCGAGATCACCCTCGATGCGGAAGTTGAAATCCTTGTTGTCAGGCGTTGCCGATGCTTTGCCGCGCCGACCCTCGCAGGCGTTGGCCAGTTGCCAGAGCGTCAGCAACTCGTCGCGAAAGGGAAATTGCGCCAGCCCGGCAGCCAGCGTCTGCTCGTTGAACAACGGTTCGATGTCGTGATGACGCAGGTTGGCGACGACGGGAACCATTTCCAGCCGTGACTCGTCGCCGACAATCTCGAGTTCCGGCGTCACCGTGAGGTAGAGCGAGACGGCCGGGAGCGCGCGCCCGCTGGCCAGTGTGTAGCGCTCCACCACCGCGTCCGGCAGCATCGTGAACTTGCTGCCGGGCATGTAGACCGTCGATAGCCGGGCGCGCGCAATTTCGTCGAGCGGCGAGCCCCGAGCGATGCCGAGAGCCGGGGCCGCTATGTGGATGCCGACCCGCCAGCCGACGCCGGGCAGCGACTGCAGCGAAAAGGCATCGTCGATCTCGGTCGTCGTCGCGTCGTCGATCGAGAAGGCCTGGACGTCGGCAGGCGGCAGGTCGACCGGCAGCAGCGGCGGCTCGACGGCCGGGAAGGCTGTCCCGCGCGGAAACTGTTCGAGCAGGAAGCGCTGCAGATGATAGTCGTACGGCGAGCGGATGGCGCCACAGCGATGCAGCAGGTGTGCCACGGAGAGGCCTGTCTCGCTGCACGCGGCCTCGAGTGCCTTGGTCTCGCCGCGATTGCGATCCGGCCTGTAGAGCAGTTGCCCGAGCAGCGGCGGGAACTCGGGCGGCAGGTTGAACGAGGTCAGCTGGGCCACCATGCGCTCGATCGTCAGTGCCTGCTGACGCTTCTTCTCGAGACCGGCAAGAGCGGCCTGGAGAATTTCCGGCGGCGCCTTGCGGAAACGCCCGCGGCCCTTGCGGTGGAAATACACCGGTGCTGCGTGCAGCGCCAGGAGCAACGCCGCCGCTTCGACCGCACTGGCAGGGTGACCGAAGTACTCGTCAGCAAAATCGGCGAAATGGAATTCGCTGTCAGTGACGCACTCCCACAAAAAGTCGGCTTCGATGCCGGGCAGCAGCAGTTCCGCCTGCTCGAGCAGCACTCCCGGCGCCGGCTCGTCGTAACGCAGCAGGACGCTGGCAGCCTTGATCTTGCTGCGCTTCCCGGATGCTGTCTCGACCTGCAACGAGCTGTCGTTGTCGGCCAGGATGGTGGCCGCACGAAAAGCGCCGTCTTCTTCGAACAGTACATGCATCGGGGTCATTATAACCGGCAGAATTCAAGGATTTGCGGCAGCAGGCGGGGAAAGCTGAGGAAGCTGTGGTCGCCACCCTCGATGACGATCTGCCGGCTGCCGGCATAGCGTGCGAGGGCCTGGCGGTAGTCAAGAACCTCGTCGCCGGTCTCGACCAGCAGCAGATAGCGCGCCGCCGTGACCTGCGGTGTTTCGAGCAGACGCAGTTGCGTGACGTGCTCGTCGGCAAAGTCGAAGCATTCGCCAGTGTGAAAATTGCTGTGCCTGCCGACCAGCCCAGCGAGAAGCTCCGGCGCCATCACAGCCGGATTGACCAGGACCGCTCGCAGGTCGTGCTTCTCCGCCAGCCAGGCAGCATAGTAACCGCCCAGCGAGCTGCCCACCAGCGTCGTCTCGCCGGCACCGCCAGACAGCGCCGCCTCGGCACTGGCGATTGCGGCCAGCGGGACGGGCGGCAGGACAGGACAGGCGAAACGATCACCCAGGCCACGCGCGGCGAGGAAATCGCCGAGCAGGCGCGCCTTCCACGATGCCGGCGACGAGCAGAATCCGTGCAGGTAGAGAATGCGCGATGCGGCAGCCATCTCAACCAGCCGTCCAGGCGATCATGTCGTAGTGCCAGGTGAGCAGGACGACGATGCCGAAAGCGATCCGGTACCAGGCGAAGATCGAAAAGTCATGCGTGCTGATGTAGCGCAGCAGACCTCGCACCGCCCAGAACGCCGAGATGAACGAGGCGATGAAACCAACTGCCCACATTCCCAGATCGTCGAAGGACAACAGCGCACGTTCCTTGTAGAGCTGGTAGATGCTGGCGCCGATCAGGGTCGGCATTGCCAGAAAAAAGGAGAACTCGGTCGCCGCCCGCCGTGACAGGCCGAAGAACAGGCCACCGATGATCGTCGCCCCCGAACGAGAGGTGCCCGGAATCAGCGCCAGCGCCTGCGCCAGGCCGAGCTTGAGGGCATCGACGGGCGACAGATCGTCGATCGATTCGATGCGGATGCAATGCTCCCGGCGCTCGGCCCAGAGAATCACCAGGCCACCGATGATGAAGGCCGCTGCCACCACCGGCGCATTGAACAGGTGCGCCTTGATCGCCTTGCCGAACAGCAGACCGAGGATCGCCAGCGGCAGGAACGCGATCAGGATGTTGAGCGCGAAGCGCTGCGCGGCAGGCTCATTCGGCAGTCCGCGGACGACGCTGCCGATCTTCGCCCGGTACTCCCAGCAGACCGCCAGCATCGCCCCCGACTGGATGACGATCTCGAACAGCTTGCCGCGCTCGTCGTTGAAGTCGAGCAGATCACCGGCGAGAATCAGGTGACCGGTCGAGGATACCGGCAGGAATTCGGTGATCCCTTCGACGATACCGAGAATCAGGGCTTTCAGCAGCAGCAGAGCATCCACAGCAGACTTTCAAAAAGCCAGCATTCTAGCACTCAGGGGCGGGTTGCCCGTTCGAGCGCCGTCAGCCAGGTGATCGCCTGTTGCCGATCGTCCCCGCACATCTCGTCCGAGGGCTGCAGCCCGGCACAGCAGCAAGGACGCTCAGGTCTGCCCCACAGACGGCAGCGGTAATCGCCGTCCAGGCTGGCGCAACGCTCGCCGGCCGCCTTGCCGCGCGGGTGCCCGGGCATCGGCGTGCTGATCGAGGGCGCGATGCAGCAGGCGCCACAGCCCGGGCGGCAGTCACCCGCGCGACGTGGCACTGCCGTGCGACGTTGCGTCGCGGTTGCCAGCCGCTGCTTCGCCCGCCGCTGCCTGGAAACCACCATGGCCAAGCCGACGTGACAGGGCTGCCGCCGTTTCCTTCGTCAGCTGCGCCGTCGGGCTGTCCCAGTCCATGTCGAAACTGCCGATGATGCCAAGCAGGGTCATCGCCGCCACCATACGGCCCGCGTGATTGAAGACCGGCGCACTGAAGCCGTTGACCCCGGGGGTGACGCTGCCGGCGGCGCGTGCGATGCCGTGCCGCCGGATCTCGTCGAGCTGCACCGCCAGCGCGGCGCGCAATGCTGCTGGCGCCGCCTGCCGTGCCGCGGCCGCCGCCTCGATCTCCGCATCGAGCATCCGGCGCAAGTAGGGCGAACGATAGAAGGCGGCAAAGGCAAGTCCGGTCGCCGACGAGATCAGCGGCAGCACGACACCGGTGCGCAGCGTCACGGTCACCGGCCCGCCGGCCTCCAGCCAGCGGACGCAGGTGGCACCGCGATTGCCCCACATCGCGAGGGCGACGGTCTCGCCGCTGCGCTCGCAGAGATCTTCGAGCAGCGGCCCCGCCAGCCGCACCGGGTCCAGCCGCGCCAGGCTGGCGAGTCCCAGTTCGAGGGCAAAGCCACCAAGGTCGTAACGCCCGGTATTGGCGTCCTGTTCGACGAGCCCCATGCGCATGAAGCTGACCAGGTAGCGACGCGCCTTGGCTGCCGGCATGCCGGCGCTGCGCGACAGGTCGCGCAACAGCATCGAGCGACCACTGCTCGCCAGTGCCTGCAGCAGCCGGGTACCAATCTCGACCGACTGGATACCCTGGCTCTGCCGGACGGGATCGCTGACCTCGGCTTCGGGCACGTCCCTGCCGACCGCGTCAGGCCAGCGCCTGCAGGGCCGCCGCGTAGTCCGGCTCGTCCTTGATCTCGCCGACGAGCTGGCTGTAGAGGACGCGATCATCGGCGTCGAGAACGACCACCGCACGCGCGGCAACGCCGGCCAGCGGCCCCTCGCTCAGGGCAACGCCGTAATCGGTGAGAAACTCCCGTCCACGCATGGTCGATAGCGTCACCACGTTGTCGAGCCCTTCGGCGCCGCAGAAACGGCTCTGGGCGAACGGCAGATCGGCCGAAATGCACAGCACGGCCACTCCCGGCAGCGCACTCGCCTCCTCGTTGAACTTGCGGACCGAGGTGGCGCAGGTGGGCGTGTCGATGCTGGGGAAGATGTTGAGAATCTTGCGCTGGCCAGCAAAGCTCTGCAACGTGACGTCGGCGAGGTTCTTGCCGACCAGCGAGAACGCCGGCGCCACCTGTCCTGGCTGCGGGAAACTGCCACTGAGCTGAAAGGGCTTGCCGCCCAGAGTCACTGTGCTTGTCATGTCGGATCCTGATCGGGAATGAGGGTTGGAGGGACCGGAGGACGCTGCCTGCCGTCTTCCCCGGTGCCCCTTGGTCATTATGGCATGGCCGAAGTTCAGCGGCCACGCCGAGAAAAGGATGTCTGCGGTGACGGCAGTGGCCGGCAGCCCGTCCTGAACACATTCCTGTCACCTGCCCGGCACCCCGACCGGCACCGGCAAACAGGCGGCATCGAGCGCGACCAGTCAGCGCAGCGCGCGCAGTCGCTTCTCGACGCCCACGACGACGTAGGCGACCACGCCCACAGCGCCAATCTCCAGCCACTCCCGCCGGCCGATCGGCGCGGTGGCAAACAGGCGGTTCATCAACGGCAGGTAGGTCAGTGCGAGCTGCAGCAGGGCCATCACCACGATGCCGTACCAGATCGCCGGGTTGGAGAAGAGCCCCAGCCGCACCGCGGAAAGCTTCAATGAGCGGCAGTTGAACAGGTACATTGCCTCGACGACGACAAAGACGTTGACGGCGACGGTTCGTGCCTCGGCGAGCGAATGGCCCTGGGCCAACTCGCGCAGGAACAGCCCGAAGGAACCGGCCAGCAGCAGCAGGCTGACGAGGACGATTCGCCAGACGAGCGCTGCGTCAAGGATCGGTGTTCCTGGCGGGCGCGGCGGGCGGCGCATGACGGCATGCTCGATGGGCTCGAAGGCCAGCATGAGGCCGAGAAAAACCGCCGTGGTCATGTTGATCCAGAGAATCTGCAGCGGCGTGATCGGCAGTGTCGCTCCGGCCAGGATCGCTGCCACGATCACCAGGCCCTCACCGAAGTTGGTCGGCAGTGTCCAGGTGATGAACTTCACCAGATTGTCGTAGACACCCCTCCCCTCCTCGACGGCGGCCTCGATGGCGGCGAAATCGTCATCGGTCAGAACCATTTCAGCGGCGTCCTTGGCCACTTCGGTGCCGCCCAGGCCCATGGCGATGCCAATGTCGGCCTGCTTCAGGGCTGGCGCGTCGTTCACCCCGTCGCCGGTCATCGCCACCACCTCGCCATTGGCCTGCAGCGCCTGTACCAGCCGCAGCTTCTGTGCCGGCTCGACGCGCGCGAAGACGTTGCTCCGGCGCACCACTTCGCGCAATGCCTCATCATCGAGCGCCGCCAGCTCGCGGCCGCTGATCGCCGTCTCGCCGGCCTTGGCGATCGCCATCTGCCGGGCAATCGAAAGTGCCGTGTTGGCGTGATCACCGGTGATCATCTTGACCGTGATGCCGGCTGCGTGACAGGTTCTGACGGCGGCAATCGCCTTCGGTCGCGGCGGGTCGACCATCCCCACCAAGCCGACGAACTCCAGGCCGGCGTCGGCACTGCTGGGGGTCAGTGAGCTGCCCGAAGCGGCGGCAAGGCGAGCCACGGCCAGCACCCGCAGACCCGCCGCCGCCATCGTCGCGGCAACGCCCTCGATTTCCTCGCGGCGCAGCGCTACATTCCGCCCGCTGCCGTCGAGCATGCTCAGCGATCGCGACAGCAGCTGTTCGAGCGCCCCCTTGAAATAGGCAACCCGCGCCCCCTCGATGTCGTGCAGGGTTGCCATGTACTGCCGTGTCGAATCGAAGGGAATCTCGTCCAGACGCGGAAACAACTTCTGCAACGTCCGCTCGTCGAGCCCCGCCTTGCGCGCAACGACGAGCAGCGCACCCTCGGTCGGGTCACCGACGATCTCCCAATGGCGGTTGCTCCGGTTCAGGCCGGCATCGTTGCACAGCGCCCCGGCCAGCAGGCACTCGCGCAACGCGCCGGCAACATCGCCACCATCGCCGATCATGCCAGTCGGCGAATAGCCGCTGCCGGTGACCGCAGTCCGTACGCCACCGGCGTAAATCTCGCGCACGGTCATCTGGTTCTCGGTCAGGGTGCCGGTCTTGTCCGAACAGATCACCGTTGTGCTGCCAAGGGTCTCGACCGCCGGCAGCTTGCGAATGATCGCCCGTCGCTTGGCCATGCGGGAAACGCCGATGGCCAGGGTGATCGTCATCGCCGCCGGCAGCCCTTCCGGAATCGCGCCAACCGCCAGTGCCACAGCTGCCATGAACATGGCGAACACCGACTCTCCCCTGCCGATGCCGACGGCAAAGGTCAGCCCGGCAAGCAGGCCGATTGCGACCAACAGCCAGTTGCTGAAGACCGCCATGCGGCGGGTCAGCGGCGTCGTCAGGTCAGGGGTCTCGGCGATCAGCCGCGAGATACGGCCGGTTTCGGTATGGTCGCCCGTCGCGACGACGACGCCGGCTCCCTGACCGCTGATCATCACGGTACCGGCGTAGGCCATGTTGCAGCGCTCGGCGAGCAGAGTGCTCTCCGGCAACGCGTCGCCGCCCTTGGCAACTGCCGTCGACTCGCCGGTCAGTGCCGCTTCGATGGCTTGCAGATCCCTGGCCCGGAACAGCCGCAGGTCGGCCGGCACCTTGTCACCCGCCGCCAGCAGAACGACATCGCCAGGTACAAGTTCGGTCGATGACAGGCGGTGCTTGCACCCCCCCCGCAGCACCGTGACCTCGCTCGTGACCGAACGGGCCAGCGCGGCCAGGGCGCTCTCGGCGCGGCCTTCCTGGATGAAGCCAATCACCGCGTTGACCACGGTGACGCCAAAAATCACGGCCGCGTCAACCCATTCACCGAGGACGGCAGTCACCACGCCGGCCAGTACCAGCACCAGCACCAACGGCTGCACGAACTGCAGCGCGAACCGCAGTATCGGTCCGCGGCTCGGGGCGGGCGTCAGCCGGTTCTCGCCGTGTTGCGAGCGGCGGCAGGCCGCTTCTGCGTCGTCGAGCCCCTGTTCGAAGCTGGCCGTCAGGCGCGCGGCCGCTTCCTCTGCCGGCAGCGAGTGCCAGGCGACATCCTGCAGCAATGACTTGCTCATCGGAAGGGAATTCTCCCGCGGAAACGTCCCGCGCCAACGTTGCTGTAGTATTCTAGCATTCGTCCCCCCGGCAGCCGGTGCCACTCCACGGAGCGGCCGCGCCGGCCTTCGCGCAAAGGGGGAACCTGGAGACAGACATCGCCATCTTGAACGGCAGGCTGCGGTGGCTCTCGGGAGCGAGAGCGGGGGCGCGACAGTGCGTACGCTGGCCGACGCCGATCGGCGTGGCAGCGTTGTTGCTGCTCGCCGTTGATGTACGGGCCCACAACATCGCCGATGACGACATGTCGTTCCCGCTGGCCACGGCAGTGCTGCCGGTCAACCCGGCGAACGCCGCCGCACCGCCTTCGCCGGAGGTTGCCAGCGCCCCCGGCGAGCACGAACCGGCGCCGCAATGGCTGTCGCCGGCCCCGCTGCCGGCAGTTCCCTCTCTGAATGAGGACGAATTCACCCCTCCCGTCGCCACGGCATCGCGCGTGCTGTTGCGAAGGCCTGGCAGGCAGGTGACGCCCGGCCCGGCAGCCGTCCCAGGCGGGACGTCAATCGCTGCCACCACAGGCCTCGTGCCGGCTGGGGAGGATATCCTGGCGACACTGAACAACCTGCAGCACACGGTCGCCGAACTGATCGTCGACACCACCAATGCGCGCGTCGGCCCGGGCGGAGACGTCAGTTTCTCTGTCGCCGGCATCGAGGGCTTTCACTACAGCGCCCGCGACGGTCAGGCCTCGATCGGGCACGGTGACCTCTCGCTGTCCGTCGTCGACCACACCGGCGACCGCCGGCAACCCGCTGCGGCGACGCGCCTGGCGCCTGCGATTCCCGCCAGCCACGATGTCAGTCCGCCGCTCCAGTTCATCGAACTCCTGCGAGAAGTGCTCGCCTATCCGCTGGTCTGGGTCCTCGCCTTCCTGCTGCTCGTTGCCCGGATCGCGCTGCTGATCGCCAGCCGACGTGCCCGGAAGCAGCGCCGCAGAAGACGTTCCGTCAGCCGGCAACCGGAGAGGCCGCAGAAGGTCCGCAAGCGCGTCCGCATCCGCATCCGGCAACGGCAACCGGTGATCGGTGTGCAGCAACCCCGGTAGTCGAGACAGCGCCGTCCCGGGCGTCGCCGCTGCCTCCCAGCGGCTTCATGGGAGACGCGCAAGTTACCGTTTTCAAACAGGATTCTTTGTTCGGCCACGGCCGGCGGCTTGCGGTATACTGGTGTCGACGCCGCTGCTTTCAGATCCCCGGCGGCCTGCGTTGCCCACTCTCAACTTCCCCAGGAATCCATCATGTTGCAGAAATCTGCGTCCTTCCCCGGAATTCAGGGCCCAATTGTCACGATCATCATGGATGGCTACGGCATTGCCAAGTCGGATGTCGGCAGCGCCATCGCCGCAGCCAGGAAGCCCACCCTGGACCGCCTGCTCACCACCTGTCCGAACGTCACCCTGCGCGCCCATGGCACGGCTGTCGGAATGCCTTCCGACGAGGACATGGGCAACTCCGAAGTCGGTCACAACGCCATCGGCGCCGGCCAGGTCTACAGCCAAGGCGCGGCGCTGGTCGCCGACGCCATCGCCGCGGGCTCGATCTGGCAAGGCGCAGCCTGGCAGCAGATCGTCGCCGGTGCGCGGGCCGGCCGCGGCGTCATCCACTTTCTCGGCCTCTTCTCGGACGGCAACGTCCACAGCCACATCGACCACCTGCGCGCGATGATCCAGCGCGCCAAGGAGGAAGGCGTGCCGGCTGTCCGCATCCATATCCTGCTTGACGGACGCGACGTTCCGGAAACCAGCGCCCTCGACTATGTCCTGCCGTTCGAGTCCTTCCTGGAAAAGATCAGTGACGCCGGCTTCGACGCCCGCGTCGCCTCCGGCGGTGGCCGCATGAGCATCACCATGGACCGCTACGAGGCCAACTGGAACATGGTCGAGCGCGGCTGGCAGACGCACGTCCGTGGGGAAGGCGAGCAGCACGAGAGTGCATCGCAGGCGATCAGTTCGCTGCGTGCGCGCTTTCCGGCAACGATCGATCAGGATCTGCCGCCTTTCGTGATCGCCAGCGGCGGGCGCCCGGTCGGCACGATCGAGGATGGTGACTCGGTCGTCTTCTTCAACTTCCGCGGTGACCGCGCGATCGAGATCACGCGCGCCTTCGAGGAAGCGGACTTCGACAAGTTCGACCGCGTCCGCGTACCGCAGGTGACCTACGCCGGAATGCTGCAGTACGATGGCGACCTCAAGCTGCCAAAGCGCTTCCTCGTCGATCCGCCGGCGATTCTCGATACCATGGGCGAGTGGTTTGCCAAGTCCGGAATCACCCAGTTCGCCTGTTCCGAAACGCAGAAGTTCGGGCACGTGACCTACTTCTGGAACGGCAACCGCTCGAACAGGTTCGATGGCGAGACCTACGAAGAGGTCCTCAGCGACGTCGTCCCCTTCGAGCAGCGGCCGTGGATGAAAGCGGCGGAAATCGCCGACGCGATGATCGCGGCCCTGAAGAGCGGGCGTTACCGCACCCTGCGCTGCAACTTCGCGAATGGCGACATGGTCGGCCACACCGGCCACTTCCGAGCCGCAACGATGGCCATCGAAGCGGTCGACCTGCAACTGGCGCGCATTCTGCCCGTCATCGACGCCATGGGCGGCGTTGCCCTGATCACGGCCGACCATGGCAACGCGGACGAGATGTACGAGATCGACAAGAAGACCGGACAGCCCGCGAGGAATGCGGACGGGTCGTTCAAGAGCAAGACCTCGCACACGCTCAACCCGGTACCACTGATCCTCTACGACAACGCGAGTGGCGGCCGGCTCGGTCTGGCGCAGACCGCCTCCGCAGGTCTGTCAAACATCGCCGCGACGATCGCCAACCTGCTTGGTTTCGAGAAACACGCCAAGTGGGACGAGAGCCTGCTGACCGTCCGCCAGGCTTAGAGAGGCGAGCTGCGAGCGGCCCGGCACCACGCCCATCGCCGCGCAAGGCCCGCGTCGCACGCGCGACGGATCGTCGGCCCTGCACCGCCGGCAGGGAGGCGGCAACCGCGTCGCAGTTGCCGCCTCTCATGCGTTGCGGCCGGTGGCTACTTGCTGACTCCCTCACCCGGGCGGACAATGCCGAGGAAGCTGTCCGCCTTCAGTGCCGCGCCGCCGATCAGGCCGCCGTCGATGTCCTTCTGCGCCAGCAGACCGGCAGCGTTCTCGGGTTTCATCGAACCGCCGTACTGAATGCTGATCGACTGGGCGACGCTGTCGCCGTAAAGCGTCGCCAGCAGGCCGCGTACGAAGGCGTGCGCCTGCTGTGCCTCGTCGTCGCTGGCGGTGACGCCGGTGCCGATGGCCCAGACCGGTTCGTAGGCGATCACCGTGGACAGCGCTTCGTCGGCTGAAAGGCCGGCGTAGGCGCCGTTGACCTGTTTCGTCAGGACACTTTCAAGCCGGCCTTCCTGGCGCTCGGAGAGTGTCTCGCCAATGCAGATGATCGGCTTCATTGCCAACGACAGGACCTTCCTGACCTTCCTGTTCACCGTTTCGTCAGTCTCGCCGAAGTAGCTGCGCTGCTCGGAGTGACCAACGATCACGTAGTCGACACCGATCTCCTTCAGCATGTCGGCGCTGACCTTGCCGGTGAAAGCGCCCTGGTTTTCCCAGTGCACATCCTGCGCGGCGAGCTTGACGTTGCTCCCCTGCAGCACTTCGGCCACTTTCGCCAGAGCGAGATGGGTCGGGGCGATCGCGACGACCACCTGCTTGATGTCCCTGGCGGCAGCGACCACTTCAGCAGCCAGCTTGACTGAATCGGCAACGGTCTTGTTCATCTTCCAGTTGCCGGCGATTACGATTTTGCGCATGTTGTTCCTCGATGTTGTATTGCGGG
This genomic interval carries:
- the aroE gene encoding shikimate dehydrogenase, whose protein sequence is MSDRYAVFGNPVSHSKSPAIHAAFAAACNQDLAYEAILVPLHGFAGSVRAFVAGGGCGANVTLPFKQEACRLATRLTPRAGLAGAVNTLFFDGPAWLGDNTDGAGLLRDLTQNLGCPIVGMRVLLLGAGGAARGVLGPLLEAGPRRLVIANRTQASAHELAARMPGAGAVSACSYPQLAGQSFDLLINATSASLAGASLPLPDGLFARDSLAYDMMYGEDETPFLRLAGSRGAARLADGLGMLVEQAAEAFQLWRGVRPATAPVLAMLRAGSRQTGSQ
- a CDS encoding energy transducer TonB, which encodes MRQGSLHRFDRWSANHRLALAVGFSLLLHGLLLSLHFSFPDASRSVRERALDVVLVNRRSARPPEEATVQAQANLDSGGNTEHEHRAKTPMPAAPRQQHGDELEHSQKRIQALEAHQQRLAAQAQSRDSLSPTTAQEAQPDPVPNLSGRDLAQSALAMARLEGEIAKELDEYSKRPRKQFLGSSAMEYRFAQYFEEWRQKVERVGTLNYPAEARGKLYGSLVLTVTVRSDGSVDAVEINRSSGHKVLDDAARRIVVMASPFAAFPPAIRHDTDTLVITRTWNFTQRDSLETRAAKR
- a CDS encoding RNB domain-containing ribonuclease gives rise to the protein MHVLFEEDGAFRAATILADNDSSLQVETASGKRSKIKAASVLLRYDEPAPGVLLEQAELLLPGIEADFLWECVTDSEFHFADFADEYFGHPASAVEAAALLLALHAAPVYFHRKGRGRFRKAPPEILQAALAGLEKKRQQALTIERMVAQLTSFNLPPEFPPLLGQLLYRPDRNRGETKALEAACSETGLSVAHLLHRCGAIRSPYDYHLQRFLLEQFPRGTAFPAVEPPLLPVDLPPADVQAFSIDDATTTEIDDAFSLQSLPGVGWRVGIHIAAPALGIARGSPLDEIARARLSTVYMPGSKFTMLPDAVVERYTLASGRALPAVSLYLTVTPELEIVGDESRLEMVPVVANLRHHDIEPLFNEQTLAAGLAQFPFRDELLTLWQLANACEGRRGKASATPDNKDFNFRIEGDLDDAESCRVEISARRRGSPLDKLVAELMIVANSTWGALLASRGVAAIYRVQGGGKVRMSTAPQAHEGLGVKQYAWLSSPLRRYVDLLNQWQLVACLKADTPPFAARSDALFAALRDFELTYAAYAEFQRGMERYWCLRWLRQQGIERIAATIGRENLARLDDLPLVQRVPSAPELKPGQRILLQIESVDYLTLALGCRYLETLPLPTTPAAVIEKLPEAVD
- a CDS encoding esterase, whose protein sequence is MAAASRILYLHGFCSSPASWKARLLGDFLAARGLGDRFACPVLPPVPLAAIASAEAALSGGAGETTLVGSSLGGYYAAWLAEKHDLRAVLVNPAVMAPELLAGLVGRHSNFHTGECFDFADEHVTQLRLLETPQVTAARYLLLVETGDEVLDYRQALARYAGSRQIVIEGGDHSFLSFPRLLPQILEFCRL
- a CDS encoding undecaprenyl-diphosphate phosphatase, producing MDALLLLKALILGIVEGITEFLPVSSTGHLILAGDLLDFNDERGKLFEIVIQSGAMLAVCWEYRAKIGSVVRGLPNEPAAQRFALNILIAFLPLAILGLLFGKAIKAHLFNAPVVAAAFIIGGLVILWAERREHCIRIESIDDLSPVDALKLGLAQALALIPGTSRSGATIIGGLFFGLSRRAATEFSFFLAMPTLIGASIYQLYKERALLSFDDLGMWAVGFIASFISAFWAVRGLLRYISTHDFSIFAWYRIAFGIVVLLTWHYDMIAWTAG
- a CDS encoding IclR family transcriptional regulator; its protein translation is MIASSTASSSARSRTSRTTRRPCRRWPDAVGRDVPEAEVSDPVRQSQGIQSVEIGTRLLQALASSGRSMLLRDLSRSAGMPAAKARRYLVSFMRMGLVEQDANTGRYDLGGFALELGLASLARLDPVRLAGPLLEDLCERSGETVALAMWGNRGATCVRWLEAGGPVTVTLRTGVVLPLISSATGLAFAAFYRSPYLRRMLDAEIEAAAAARQAAPAALRAALAVQLDEIRRHGIARAAGSVTPGVNGFSAPVFNHAGRMVAAMTLLGIIGSFDMDWDSPTAQLTKETAAALSRRLGHGGFQAAAGEAAAGNRDATSHGSATSRG
- the tpx gene encoding thiol peroxidase; its protein translation is MTSTVTLGGKPFQLSGSFPQPGQVAPAFSLVGKNLADVTLQSFAGQRKILNIFPSIDTPTCATSVRKFNEEASALPGVAVLCISADLPFAQSRFCGAEGLDNVVTLSTMRGREFLTDYGVALSEGPLAGVAARAVVVLDADDRVLYSQLVGEIKDEPDYAAALQALA